Proteins co-encoded in one Lynx canadensis isolate LIC74 chromosome C1, mLynCan4.pri.v2, whole genome shotgun sequence genomic window:
- the CTSS gene encoding cathepsin S isoform X1, with protein sequence MLSMGAPAGSIIMKCLVWVLLVCAYALAQAHKDPTLDHHWNLWKKTYGKQYKEKNEEVARRLIWEKNLKFVMLHNLEHSMGMHSYDLGMNHLGDMTSEEVISLMGCLRVPSQWQRNVTYKSYSNQKLPDSVDWREKGCVTEVKYQGSCGACWAFSAVGALEAQLKLKTGNLVSLSAQNLVDCSTEKYGNKGCNGGFMTEAFQYIIDNNGIDSEASYPYKAMDGKCQYDSKNRAATCSKYTELPFGSEEDLKETVANKGPVSVAIDASHSSFFLYRSGVYYEPACTQTVNHGVLVVGYGNLNGKDYWLVKNSWGLNFGDRGYIRMARNSGNHCGIASYPSYPEI encoded by the exons ATGCTTAGTATGGGAGCTCCTGCCGGTTCTATCAT CATGAAATGTCTGGTTTGGGTGCTCCTGGTGTGCGCCTATGCATTGGCACAAGCACATAAAGATCCCACTCTGGATCATCACTGGAATCTCTGGAAGAAAACGTATGGCAAACAGTACAAGGAAAAG aATGAGGAGGTAGCACGGCGTCTTATCTGGGAAAAGAATCTAAAATTTGTGATGCTTCACAATCTGGAACATTCAATGGGAATGCATTCTTATGATCTAGGCATGAACCATCTGGGAGACATG ACCAGTGAAGAAGTGATATCTTTGATGGGTTGCCTGAGAGTTCCTAGCCAATGGCAGAGAAATGTCACTTACAAGTCATATTCTAATCAGAAATTGCCTGATTCTGTGGACTGGAGAGAGAAGGGATGTGTTACTGAAGTGAAATACCAG GGCTCTTGTGGTGCCTGTTGGGCTTTCAGCGCTGTCGGGGCTCTGGAGGCACAGCTGAAGCTGAAAACAGGCAATCTGGTATCTCTGAGTGCACAGAACCTGGTAGATTGCTCGACTGAAAAATACGGGAATAAAGGCTGCAACGGTGGCTTCATGACAGAGGCTTTCCAGTACATTATTGATAACAACGGCATCGATTCAGAAGCTTCCTATCCCTACAAAGCCATG GATGGCAAGTGCCAGTATGACTCAAAAAATCGAGCTGCCACATGTTCAAAGTACACGGAACTCCCTTTTGGCAGTGAAGAGGACTTGAAAGAAACCGTGGCCAATAAAGGACCCGTGTCTGTTGCTATAGATGCGAGccactcttctttcttcctctacaGAAGTG GTGTCTACTATGAGCCAGCCTGTACTCAGACCGTGAATCATGGTGTATTAGTGGTTGGCTATGGTAACCTTAATGGAAAAGACTACTGGCTTGTGAAAAACAG CTGGGGCCTGAATTTCGGTGACCGAGGATATATTCGGATGGCAAGAAATAGTGGAAATCATTGTGGGATTGCTAGTTATCCCTCTTACCCAGAAATCTAG
- the CTSS gene encoding cathepsin S isoform X2: MLSMGAPAGSIIMKCLVWVLLVCAYALAQAHKDPTLDHHWNLWKKTYGKQYKEKNEEVARRLIWEKNLKFVMLHNLEHSMGMHSYDLGMNHLGDMTSEEVISLMGCLRVPSQWQRNVTYKSYSNQKLPDSVDWREKGCVTEVKYQDGKCQYDSKNRAATCSKYTELPFGSEEDLKETVANKGPVSVAIDASHSSFFLYRSGVYYEPACTQTVNHGVLVVGYGNLNGKDYWLVKNSWGLNFGDRGYIRMARNSGNHCGIASYPSYPEI, translated from the exons ATGCTTAGTATGGGAGCTCCTGCCGGTTCTATCAT CATGAAATGTCTGGTTTGGGTGCTCCTGGTGTGCGCCTATGCATTGGCACAAGCACATAAAGATCCCACTCTGGATCATCACTGGAATCTCTGGAAGAAAACGTATGGCAAACAGTACAAGGAAAAG aATGAGGAGGTAGCACGGCGTCTTATCTGGGAAAAGAATCTAAAATTTGTGATGCTTCACAATCTGGAACATTCAATGGGAATGCATTCTTATGATCTAGGCATGAACCATCTGGGAGACATG ACCAGTGAAGAAGTGATATCTTTGATGGGTTGCCTGAGAGTTCCTAGCCAATGGCAGAGAAATGTCACTTACAAGTCATATTCTAATCAGAAATTGCCTGATTCTGTGGACTGGAGAGAGAAGGGATGTGTTACTGAAGTGAAATACCAG GATGGCAAGTGCCAGTATGACTCAAAAAATCGAGCTGCCACATGTTCAAAGTACACGGAACTCCCTTTTGGCAGTGAAGAGGACTTGAAAGAAACCGTGGCCAATAAAGGACCCGTGTCTGTTGCTATAGATGCGAGccactcttctttcttcctctacaGAAGTG GTGTCTACTATGAGCCAGCCTGTACTCAGACCGTGAATCATGGTGTATTAGTGGTTGGCTATGGTAACCTTAATGGAAAAGACTACTGGCTTGTGAAAAACAG CTGGGGCCTGAATTTCGGTGACCGAGGATATATTCGGATGGCAAGAAATAGTGGAAATCATTGTGGGATTGCTAGTTATCCCTCTTACCCAGAAATCTAG